The Streptomyces achromogenes DNA segment CCGAGTCCGCTGACCAGGAACGCGGTGACGTTCAGCCGCTGCCAGGTCTCCAGGTCCTCGCGCAGCAGGACGGCGATCTTCGTGTCGAATCGGATGGGTTCACTGTTCATGCGGTGAGACTGCCGATCGGCGGACGTCCCCGTCTTGTACGTTCTTTGCATGGCAGCCCGGCAGGAGGTCTCCGCCTGGCGTCCGGCCGTACGGGGCGTCGTGGAGGTCTTCCACGCCCACTTCACCGGATACGCCTACCCCATGCACGTCCACGAGGCCTGGACGCTGCTCATCGTCGATGACGGCGCCGTCCGCTACGACCTGGACCGGCACGAGCACGGGACGCCGCACGACACCGTCTCGTTGCTGCCGCCGCACGTGCCGCACAACGGGTCGCCGGTCACCTCGGACGGCTTCCGCAAGCGGGTCCTGTACCTGGACGGCGGCGTGCTCGGCGAGCACCTCATCGGGGCCGCCGTGGACGCGCCCGACCTGCGTGATCCCGTGCTGCGGCGGCGGGTGGGGCAGCTGCACTCCACGCTCGCGCGGCCCGGGGACGAGCTGGAGGCCGACAGCAGGCTGGCGCTGATCGGGGAGCGGCTGCGGGTCCATCTGCGGGACCGGCGGCGTGCCGGTCCGCCGCGCCGCGATCCCGCCCTGGCCCGCCGCCTGCGCGAACTGCTCGACGAGCGGGTCGTCGAGGGGCTGGCACTGGAGGAGGCGGCGGGGCTGGTGCGGGCGCATCCGGCGCATCTGGTGCGGGCGTTCAGCGGCGCGTACGGCATCGCCCCGCACCAGTACCTCACCGCCCGCCGCGTGGACCTGGCCCGTCGGCTCCTGCTGGACGGGCGGCCGCCGGGCGAGGTCGCCGCGGCGGCCGGGTTCTACGACCAGGCCCATCTCACCCGGCACTTCCGCAAGTTGGTGGGGGTCACGCCGGGTCGGTACGGAGGCGGAGAGAGACGGAAGTCCTCCGCCCGCTGACGGCGGCCCCGCGTCGCCTCGCCCCCACCCGGCTCATCCCACCCGGGCCGGCCACCCGGCTCAGCCGCCCGCGTGGTCGGGGTCAGCCGGTCGCCGCGTCCTCCGGGTCGGTCGGGCGCCGGGTCAGGTGGGCGAAGGCGTCCAGGTTGCGTGTCGACTCGCCCCGGGAGACCCGCCACTCGTACTCCCGGCGGATGGCGCTCGCGAACCCGAGCTCCAGCAGCGTGTTGAACGCTCCGTCGGCCGCCTCGAGGACCTGACCCATGAGGCGGTCGATCTCGTCGGCGGTGACGGCGGCGAGGGGCAGCCGGGCGGTGACGTAGACGTCGCCGAGCTGGTCGACGGCGTAACTCATCCCGTACAGCTTGAGGTTGCGCTCCAGCAGCCAGCGGTGGACGCCGGACTCGTTCTCGTCGGGGTGGCGGACGACGAAGGCGTTCAGGGAGAGGGAGTGACGGCCCACGATGAGGGAGACGGTCGTCTTGAGCTTGCGGGCGCCGGGGAGTTGGACCACGTAGGACCCGGGCGACGGGGTCTCCCACTCCAGCTCCGCGTCCTTCAGGAAGTCCTCGATGACCTGCGCGGCCGTCTTCTCCACGTCACCCATGCTCGGAGCGTACGCCACGGCGGTGGGCCTGGGCCGCGGCCGCGTAGACGTCCGCGGTGGCGGCGGCGGCGGTGTCCCAGCCGAAGGACTGGGCGTGCGCGGCGGCGGCCGCGCCCATGCGGGCGGGGAGTTCGGGGCCGTCGGCGAAACGCTCGAGCACGCGCGCGTAGCGGGCCGGGTCGTGGCCCCGCACCAGGAAGCCCGTCTCGCCGTCGCGGACGGCCACCGGCAGGCCGCCGACCGCGGCCGCGAGGACGGGGGTCCCGGCCGCCTGCGCCTCTATGGCGACCAGTCCGAAGGACTCGCTGTAGGAGGGGACGACCAGCAGCGACGCCGCCCGGAACCAGTCCGCGAGCTGGTCCTGGCCGACCGGCGGCCGGAACCGCACGACGTCGGCGACGCCGAGCCGCGCGGCCAGCTTCTGCAACCCCTCCGGCTTGGCGAGGCCGCTGCCGCTGGGGCCGCCGACGATCGGCACGACGATGCGGGAGCGGAGCTCGGGGCGCTCGTCGAGCAGCACGGCGACGGCGCGCAGCAGGACGTCCGGAGCCTTCAGCGGCTGGATGCGGCCGGCGAAGAGGGGTATCAGGGCGTCCTGGGGCAGGCCGAGGCGGGCACGGGCGGCGGCGCGGCCGTCCGCGGGGCGGAACCGGTCGAGGTTGACGCCGGGATGCACGACGGCGACCTTGCCGGGGTCGGCGTGGTAGTGGCGGACGAGCTCCTCGGCCTCCTCCGTCGTGTTGGCGATGAGGCGATCCGCGGCGACGACGATCTGGGTCTCGCCGATGACACGGGCGGCGGGCTCGGGCGTGTCGCCGTCGGCCAGGTTGGCG contains these protein-coding regions:
- a CDS encoding helix-turn-helix transcriptional regulator, with the translated sequence MAARQEVSAWRPAVRGVVEVFHAHFTGYAYPMHVHEAWTLLIVDDGAVRYDLDRHEHGTPHDTVSLLPPHVPHNGSPVTSDGFRKRVLYLDGGVLGEHLIGAAVDAPDLRDPVLRRRVGQLHSTLARPGDELEADSRLALIGERLRVHLRDRRRAGPPRRDPALARRLRELLDERVVEGLALEEAAGLVRAHPAHLVRAFSGAYGIAPHQYLTARRVDLARRLLLDGRPPGEVAAAAGFYDQAHLTRHFRKLVGVTPGRYGGGERRKSSAR
- a CDS encoding YbjN domain-containing protein; the protein is MGDVEKTAAQVIEDFLKDAELEWETPSPGSYVVQLPGARKLKTTVSLIVGRHSLSLNAFVVRHPDENESGVHRWLLERNLKLYGMSYAVDQLGDVYVTARLPLAAVTADEIDRLMGQVLEAADGAFNTLLELGFASAIRREYEWRVSRGESTRNLDAFAHLTRRPTDPEDAATG
- the mshA gene encoding D-inositol-3-phosphate glycosyltransferase — encoded protein: MSYVNKLGRRSQTAPQRLRLHRRPRRVAMLSVHTSPLHQPGTGDAGGMNVYIVELAQRLAAINIEVEIFTRATTGGLPPVVELAPGVLVRHVDAGPYEGLAKEDLPAQLCAFTHGVMQAWAGHRPGYYDLVHSHYWLSGHVGWLAAQRWGAPLVHAMHTMAKVKNANLADGDTPEPAARVIGETQIVVAADRLIANTTEEAEELVRHYHADPGKVAVVHPGVNLDRFRPADGRAAARARLGLPQDALIPLFAGRIQPLKAPDVLLRAVAVLLDERPELRSRIVVPIVGGPSGSGLAKPEGLQKLAARLGVADVVRFRPPVGQDQLADWFRAASLLVVPSYSESFGLVAIEAQAAGTPVLAAAVGGLPVAVRDGETGFLVRGHDPARYARVLERFADGPELPARMGAAAAAHAQSFGWDTAAAATADVYAAAAQAHRRGVRSEHG